A single genomic interval of Natronolimnobius sp. AArcel1 harbors:
- a CDS encoding archaeosine biosynthesis radical SAM protein RaSEA, protein MSKPTPDVYEQGKGMDAHNQVMREIRSRKEASYDPHEPTRVWLDEDNTPTGVKTSLTIILNTGGCRWARAGGCTMCGYVAESVDGGSVSHEALMNQIDICLEHEAENADEPAELIKIYTSGSFLDEREVDAKSRRAIAETFAERERIVLESLPDFVDREKIGDFTQYGIDTDIAIGLETATDRVRHDCVNKYFDFEDFEDACAEAAVADDDAGSEADAGIKAYLLMKPPFLTESEAVADMISSIERCADVSGCHTVSMNPCNVQRYTMVDELYFNDGYRPPWLWSVAHVLEETADIDAIVVSDPVGHGSDRGPHNCQECDDLVQKAIKDFGLRQDPTVFEQVSCECERTWEVVMERERSFNQPLTR, encoded by the coding sequence ATGAGTAAACCCACGCCCGACGTCTACGAGCAGGGCAAGGGCATGGACGCCCACAACCAAGTGATGCGCGAGATCCGTTCGCGCAAGGAGGCCAGTTACGATCCCCACGAGCCGACCCGCGTCTGGCTCGACGAGGACAACACCCCAACTGGGGTCAAGACGAGTCTGACGATTATTCTGAACACCGGCGGCTGTCGCTGGGCCCGCGCCGGCGGCTGTACGATGTGTGGCTACGTCGCCGAAAGCGTCGACGGCGGCTCCGTCTCCCACGAGGCGCTGATGAACCAGATCGACATCTGCCTCGAGCACGAGGCAGAAAACGCGGACGAACCCGCCGAACTCATCAAAATCTACACCTCCGGCTCGTTCCTCGACGAACGCGAAGTCGACGCCAAGAGCCGGCGCGCAATCGCCGAGACGTTCGCCGAGCGCGAGCGCATCGTCCTCGAGTCCCTCCCCGACTTCGTCGACCGCGAGAAAATCGGCGACTTCACCCAGTACGGCATCGACACAGACATCGCCATCGGCCTCGAGACGGCGACTGACCGCGTTCGCCACGACTGCGTGAACAAGTACTTCGACTTCGAAGACTTCGAAGACGCCTGCGCCGAGGCAGCCGTCGCAGACGACGACGCTGGCAGCGAGGCTGACGCGGGCATCAAAGCCTACCTCCTGATGAAGCCGCCGTTCCTCACGGAATCGGAGGCCGTTGCAGACATGATCTCCTCAATCGAGCGCTGTGCCGACGTCTCCGGCTGTCACACCGTCTCGATGAACCCGTGTAACGTCCAGCGCTACACGATGGTCGACGAACTCTACTTCAACGACGGCTACCGGCCACCGTGGCTCTGGTCGGTCGCACACGTCCTCGAGGAGACCGCAGACATCGACGCCATCGTCGTCTCCGACCCCGTTGGACACGGCTCCGACCGTGGCCCGCACAACTGCCAGGAGTGCGATGATCTCGTCCAAAAGGCGATCAAGGACTTCGGGCTGCGACAGGACCCCACCGTCTTCGAGCAGGTCTCTTGTGAATGCGAGCGCACCTGGGAGGTCGTCATGGAGCGCGAACGGAGTTTCAACCAGCCGCTGACTCGATAG
- a CDS encoding aldehyde ferredoxin oxidoreductase family protein — protein sequence MTALGGFQDHVARIDLADGSVAYESIDDEDAKKYIGARGLGVKYVFEQGPDVDPLGPDNLLAFMNGPLSGTQTTMSGRIAVCTKSPLTGTVTDSHHGGWSGARLKWAGFDGLLFEGQADDPVYAYIEDGEVELRDASHLWGEGFHDTRDAIEDELEGSYGKNLSIMGIGPGGENEVMYACIMNEDDRASGRGGTGCVMGSKNLKAVVVKSTTKMPKPADQETFMEGHQQAMQAIQESEVTAPNEGGLSMYGTNVLMNIGEEMDGLPTKNGQYTSTEAMRDAEGGDIDAENVSGENVRENILVDEPTCHSCPVACKKEVEVTAMHKGEEMNVRTESYEYESAYALGPNSGHTDRDAVALMLDRCNDMGVDTIETGNMMAMAMEMTEEDKLEEGELEWGDTETMIDMIERIAHREGDLADLLADGPRRVSEAKDAYDNSLAVKGQTIAAYDPRCMKGMGIGYATSNRGACHLRGYTPAAEILGIPEKVDPYEWEGKGELTAEFQNLHAISDSFDICKFNAFAEGIEEYVLQYNGMTGLDVSEDDLMKAGERVYNLERYYNNLNGFDGADDSLPARFLEDGIRGQGASEGEYCELEAMKDEYYEYRGWVDGVVPDEKLDELEIEIGPGTGVSADSSGAAAPGDD from the coding sequence ATGACTGCACTCGGCGGTTTCCAAGATCACGTCGCCCGCATCGACCTAGCTGATGGGTCTGTCGCCTACGAGTCGATCGACGACGAGGACGCGAAGAAGTATATCGGTGCGCGCGGCCTCGGGGTAAAGTACGTCTTTGAGCAGGGGCCGGATGTCGATCCGCTCGGCCCTGACAACCTGCTCGCATTTATGAACGGGCCGCTCTCGGGTACCCAGACAACCATGAGCGGGCGCATCGCGGTCTGTACGAAGTCACCACTGACCGGCACCGTCACCGACAGCCATCACGGCGGCTGGTCGGGCGCACGCCTGAAATGGGCCGGCTTCGATGGCTTGCTCTTTGAGGGACAGGCCGACGACCCGGTGTACGCCTACATCGAGGATGGTGAGGTCGAACTCCGTGATGCGTCACATCTCTGGGGCGAGGGTTTCCACGACACCCGCGACGCCATCGAAGACGAACTCGAGGGTTCCTATGGAAAGAATCTCTCGATTATGGGGATCGGCCCTGGTGGCGAGAACGAGGTCATGTATGCCTGTATTATGAACGAGGACGACCGGGCCTCGGGCCGGGGTGGGACGGGCTGTGTCATGGGCTCGAAAAACCTCAAAGCCGTCGTCGTCAAGTCGACGACGAAGATGCCCAAACCCGCCGACCAAGAGACGTTCATGGAGGGTCACCAGCAGGCAATGCAAGCGATTCAGGAGTCCGAAGTCACCGCGCCGAACGAGGGCGGACTCTCGATGTATGGCACGAACGTCCTGATGAACATCGGTGAGGAGATGGACGGCCTCCCAACGAAAAACGGCCAGTACACCTCGACTGAGGCGATGCGCGATGCCGAAGGTGGCGATATCGACGCGGAGAACGTCTCCGGCGAGAACGTCCGCGAGAATATCCTCGTTGACGAACCCACCTGTCACTCCTGTCCCGTCGCCTGTAAGAAGGAAGTCGAAGTGACGGCGATGCACAAAGGCGAGGAGATGAACGTCCGCACCGAATCCTACGAGTACGAGTCCGCCTACGCACTCGGGCCGAACTCGGGTCACACCGACCGCGACGCCGTCGCGCTCATGCTTGACCGCTGTAACGACATGGGCGTCGACACCATCGAAACGGGCAACATGATGGCGATGGCGATGGAGATGACCGAGGAGGACAAACTCGAGGAAGGCGAACTCGAGTGGGGCGATACGGAGACGATGATCGACATGATCGAACGCATCGCCCACCGCGAGGGCGACCTCGCAGACCTGCTCGCGGACGGCCCACGCCGCGTCTCAGAGGCGAAAGATGCCTACGACAACTCGCTTGCTGTCAAGGGCCAGACCATCGCGGCGTACGATCCGCGCTGCATGAAGGGCATGGGCATTGGCTACGCAACCTCGAACCGCGGGGCCTGTCACCTGCGCGGGTACACGCCCGCCGCAGAGATTCTTGGCATTCCCGAAAAGGTCGATCCCTACGAGTGGGAGGGCAAAGGAGAACTCACGGCTGAGTTCCAGAATCTTCACGCGATCAGTGACTCCTTCGATATCTGCAAGTTCAACGCCTTCGCGGAAGGCATCGAAGAGTACGTTCTGCAGTACAACGGCATGACCGGCCTCGACGTGAGCGAGGACGACCTGATGAAAGCCGGCGAGCGCGTCTACAACTTAGAGCGCTACTACAACAACCTCAACGGGTTCGACGGCGCTGATGACTCGCTCCCAGCGCGCTTCCTCGAGGACGGTATCCGCGGTCAGGGCGCAAGCGAAGGCGAGTACTGCGAACTCGAGGCAATGAAAGACGAATACTACGAGTACCGCGGCTGGGTCGATGGTGTCGTCCCCGACGAAAAGTTAGACGAACTCGAGATCGAAATCGGCCCGGGAACGGGCGTCAGCGCCGATAGTAGTGGTGCGGCTGCGCCGGGCGACGACTGA
- a CDS encoding FmdB family zinc ribbon protein has protein sequence MSRYVFSCPECGQEIEVNESMREATLAHGCPVCGADVTPSAFATEQQTN, from the coding sequence ATGAGTAGATACGTATTTAGCTGCCCCGAGTGCGGCCAAGAAATCGAGGTCAACGAGTCGATGCGTGAGGCTACGTTAGCCCACGGCTGTCCAGTCTGTGGCGCCGACGTCACACCATCGGCGTTCGCGACTGAACAACAGACGAACTAG
- a CDS encoding HVO_0649 family zinc finger protein, producing MSVHRSPFERLRTKFDETERQCRHCGAQGDESAWRVTTTGGRVQYQFVCPTCDAIETKEIRLG from the coding sequence ATGAGCGTCCACCGATCACCGTTCGAACGGCTCCGGACCAAATTCGACGAAACCGAGCGACAGTGTCGCCACTGTGGGGCACAGGGCGATGAATCTGCCTGGCGCGTGACCACTACAGGCGGGCGCGTGCAATACCAGTTCGTCTGTCCGACCTGCGATGCGATCGAGACGAAAGAGATCCGACTGGGGTGA
- a CDS encoding helix-turn-helix domain-containing protein: MPSGIRAEIRLEDPLDCVVTQAAATTSGTVNSVTTSINPDAPTRVTEEFMLEAEEYPDDDEFDVDATLSSVFAYGSSSVYRFERDLGAGCPCEVIESFDSPVTDVRARGASLYLTFHAPDMQGLQAIIGELQTQYDSLDVQRLLQSQQDHAEENLVFVDRSTLTDRQLEVLETAHQMGYFDHPKQANAGEVAEELGITSTTFTEHLSAAQTKLLDAILDHKR, encoded by the coding sequence ATGCCGTCGGGGATACGCGCCGAGATTCGACTCGAGGACCCGCTCGACTGTGTGGTGACGCAGGCGGCTGCGACCACCAGCGGAACGGTCAACTCGGTCACGACCAGTATCAATCCGGATGCGCCCACGCGCGTGACAGAGGAGTTCATGCTCGAAGCCGAGGAGTACCCCGACGACGACGAGTTCGACGTGGACGCGACGCTGTCGTCGGTGTTCGCCTATGGCTCGAGTTCGGTGTATCGGTTCGAACGCGACCTTGGTGCGGGCTGTCCCTGCGAGGTCATCGAGTCGTTCGACTCTCCAGTAACTGACGTCCGCGCGCGCGGGGCGTCGCTGTATCTGACTTTCCATGCACCGGATATGCAGGGGCTACAGGCGATTATCGGCGAGTTACAGACCCAGTACGACTCGCTCGACGTGCAGCGCTTGCTCCAGTCTCAGCAAGACCACGCCGAAGAGAACCTCGTCTTTGTCGACCGCTCGACACTGACCGACCGTCAGTTGGAAGTACTCGAGACAGCCCACCAGATGGGATATTTCGATCATCCGAAGCAGGCGAACGCGGGCGAAGTCGCCGAGGAACTCGGAATTACGAGCACGACGTTTACAGAGCACCTCTCGGCCGCACAGACGAAACTGCTGGATGCGATTCTTGATCACAAACGATGA
- a CDS encoding bacterio-opsin activator domain-containing protein: MTNADTGGDTVEDSPATATLERLVDPVITVTDGTVTYANGAAREAFDLEGTGEHALGDVLEDSHAVAAEINETTVGTSRQIALDGTQYNGRIHRAESGATVVFTSRVMADSASDTATATRDGQHSDLTQDRAVKERALEEAPVGITISDPDREDNPLVYVNDAYQEITGYSYDDVIGRNCRLLQGEDSDPDAIAEMAVAIAEERPVTVELKNYRKDGTEFWNEVTIAPVRDAAGTVTHYVGFQNDISARKEAELALEDRTAELEYLLERVEGLVQDVTAAVAGAADRSTLERAVCDRIAAEAAYDDVWIGERNPATGTIDVRAGAGSTPESIAVDAAHPAAEALETGEIARKTVATDADASTAEPTHAAYPLMYNEIEYGVLSVRAVSGQDIGDREAVIFSALARAIASGINARETSRVLTTDAVVAIDLEVTDSAVAPIALSASADCRLEYRRSVHQPGSGDLSDGDTATLFTVSGASADTLTEAADSLSDIDCRVVVDREDDDECVVELSGGDDPVSWLSERGVRVTSIDCEDGRARLSLEIPRSANVRTIIDALEERHPGTDVRSFQQRDRSGETRQEFAARLEDELTERQLTVLQRAYLGGYFEWPRPVTGEDLAQSMNVSRPTFHEHLRTAEAKLCRAFFDGEYNSE, translated from the coding sequence ATGACAAACGCCGATACTGGGGGTGACACAGTCGAGGACTCGCCCGCCACAGCCACACTCGAGCGACTCGTCGACCCCGTCATTACTGTCACGGATGGGACCGTCACCTACGCAAACGGTGCCGCCCGCGAGGCGTTCGACCTCGAAGGGACTGGAGAGCACGCGTTAGGCGACGTTCTCGAGGATTCACACGCCGTCGCAGCGGAAATCAATGAGACGACAGTTGGGACGTCGCGTCAGATCGCACTCGATGGAACGCAGTACAATGGACGGATTCACCGCGCAGAAAGCGGTGCAACGGTTGTCTTTACGTCTCGAGTGATGGCCGATTCCGCGAGTGACACAGCGACAGCCACACGTGATGGCCAGCATTCCGACCTGACACAGGATCGAGCGGTCAAAGAGCGTGCACTCGAGGAAGCGCCAGTTGGGATCACAATTTCGGATCCCGACCGGGAGGACAACCCGCTTGTGTACGTCAACGACGCGTATCAGGAGATTACGGGCTACAGCTATGACGACGTCATCGGCCGGAACTGCCGGCTCTTGCAGGGCGAGGACTCCGATCCCGACGCAATCGCCGAAATGGCTGTTGCTATCGCCGAGGAACGGCCGGTAACTGTCGAACTGAAAAACTACCGCAAGGACGGCACTGAGTTCTGGAACGAAGTCACCATCGCGCCGGTCCGGGATGCTGCCGGAACGGTCACTCACTACGTCGGCTTCCAGAACGATATCTCCGCACGCAAGGAAGCCGAACTCGCCCTCGAAGATCGCACTGCGGAACTCGAGTACCTCCTTGAGCGCGTCGAAGGTCTCGTTCAGGATGTCACCGCGGCCGTCGCGGGTGCCGCCGATCGGTCGACGCTCGAGCGAGCGGTCTGTGATCGGATCGCGGCGGAGGCAGCCTACGATGACGTCTGGATCGGCGAACGAAATCCCGCCACCGGAACGATCGACGTCCGAGCTGGTGCCGGTTCAACACCAGAATCGATCGCAGTCGATGCGGCCCATCCGGCAGCCGAGGCGCTCGAAACGGGCGAGATCGCCCGCAAAACGGTCGCCACCGATGCTGATGCGTCGACAGCCGAGCCGACGCACGCAGCGTATCCGCTGATGTACAACGAGATCGAGTACGGCGTCCTCAGCGTTCGTGCCGTCTCTGGGCAGGATATAGGCGACCGTGAGGCCGTGATTTTTTCCGCACTCGCTCGAGCCATCGCAAGCGGGATCAACGCTCGCGAGACCAGCCGCGTGCTCACGACCGACGCTGTCGTCGCCATCGACCTCGAGGTAACGGATTCTGCTGTTGCACCCATTGCACTCTCTGCAAGCGCTGACTGTCGACTCGAGTATCGCCGATCGGTCCACCAACCTGGATCAGGTGACCTCAGTGACGGGGACACAGCGACCCTATTTACCGTTTCGGGAGCCAGTGCGGACACACTAACCGAGGCAGCCGATTCCCTGTCGGATATCGACTGCCGTGTCGTGGTCGACCGCGAAGATGACGATGAATGCGTGGTCGAACTCTCCGGTGGGGACGACCCCGTCTCTTGGCTCTCCGAACGCGGTGTGCGCGTTACGTCGATTGACTGCGAGGACGGCCGCGCGAGGCTTTCACTCGAGATTCCACGCTCGGCGAACGTCCGCACGATCATCGACGCACTCGAGGAGCGCCATCCCGGAACCGACGTTCGCTCGTTCCAACAGCGCGACCGAAGCGGCGAGACACGCCAGGAGTTCGCCGCGCGACTCGAGGATGAGTTGACCGAGCGCCAACTCACCGTTTTACAGCGGGCCTACCTTGGCGGGTACTTCGAGTGGCCGCGTCCGGTGACGGGCGAGGACCTGGCTCAGTCGATGAACGTTTCGCGGCCGACGTTCCACGAACATCTGCGAACGGCAGAGGCGAAACTCTGTCGTGCGTTTTTCGACGGCGAGTACAACAGCGAGTAG
- a CDS encoding helix-turn-helix domain-containing protein produces MSATNSPKAGWLTDDEPVNPERVLAALEDDACRTILEATSDDALTATELSEQCDIPMSTAYRKVETLTEASLVDEQVRINTSGKHATEYVRCFDDVVVSLSEDTGVVIELTQSESETAGTTAATTGHAVADD; encoded by the coding sequence ATGTCCGCTACGAACTCACCCAAAGCAGGATGGCTCACCGATGACGAACCCGTCAACCCAGAACGTGTCCTCGCAGCACTCGAGGACGATGCCTGCCGAACGATTCTCGAGGCGACTAGCGACGATGCACTGACCGCAACAGAGCTCTCAGAGCAGTGTGACATTCCGATGTCGACGGCCTACCGAAAAGTCGAGACACTCACCGAGGCTAGTCTCGTCGACGAACAGGTTCGGATCAACACCTCCGGCAAGCATGCCACCGAGTACGTCCGCTGTTTCGACGACGTCGTAGTCTCCCTCAGCGAGGACACCGGCGTCGTGATTGAACTGACCCAGTCGGAGTCCGAGACGGCCGGAACCACCGCCGCGACCACCGGACACGCGGTCGCCGACGACTGA
- a CDS encoding metal-dependent hydrolase, producing the protein MMATTHAFVGLSLAVGVALVAPEFAAIVAIAGLLGGLFPDFDLPAGHRRTLHFPVYYWIVAIPATAVALAVPTQWTVAFAVFLLAAALHSVTDVVGGGLETRPWERTTDRAVYSHYHGRWIAPRQWVGYDGSPGDLALAALLALPALFVFDGVVQSLIVAMLVISIFYTTLRRVLVDAGGRLLERAPARLVAVLPQWVRSNGSDSAPRTERSKRD; encoded by the coding sequence ATGATGGCGACGACACACGCGTTTGTGGGCCTCTCGCTCGCGGTCGGCGTCGCCCTCGTCGCGCCTGAATTTGCCGCCATCGTCGCGATTGCAGGTCTTCTCGGCGGACTCTTTCCCGACTTCGACCTGCCTGCGGGGCACCGACGGACGCTGCACTTTCCGGTCTACTACTGGATAGTCGCGATTCCTGCGACGGCCGTTGCGCTCGCCGTTCCAACCCAGTGGACCGTCGCCTTCGCCGTCTTCCTACTCGCCGCTGCGCTTCACTCCGTGACTGACGTGGTTGGTGGTGGCCTCGAGACCCGCCCCTGGGAGCGGACCACCGACAGGGCGGTTTACAGCCACTACCACGGTCGGTGGATTGCGCCGCGCCAGTGGGTCGGCTACGACGGCTCGCCGGGCGATCTGGCACTTGCGGCTCTGCTTGCACTGCCCGCGCTATTTGTCTTCGACGGTGTCGTCCAGTCGCTCATCGTCGCGATGCTCGTCATTTCGATTTTCTACACCACGCTCCGGCGGGTTCTCGTCGACGCAGGCGGTCGGCTGCTGGAACGCGCACCAGCACGGCTCGTGGCGGTGTTGCCACAGTGGGTCCGCTCCAACGGTAGCGACAGCGCGCCCAGGACCGAGCGCTCGAAGCGGGACTGA
- a CDS encoding pyridoxamine 5'-phosphate oxidase family protein, with amino-acid sequence MAIDTETDMTDEEIDTFLGGHETGVLSLARTDDPYAIPISYGYDDENREFYMRLVSTPDSEKREFLHSTPDARLVVYDEDGDTYRSVIVTGTLEEIVPADLTPDQIAQYGDAKRPLFEIWAEGKKDLDIELYRFVPETLNGRRTEIDRSDD; translated from the coding sequence ATGGCCATCGATACAGAGACCGATATGACCGACGAGGAGATCGACACGTTCCTCGGCGGCCACGAGACGGGGGTGCTGTCGCTCGCACGTACCGACGATCCGTATGCGATCCCGATTTCGTACGGCTACGACGACGAGAATCGAGAGTTCTATATGCGACTGGTTTCGACACCGGACAGCGAAAAGCGAGAGTTTCTCCACTCGACGCCCGACGCGCGACTGGTCGTCTACGATGAGGACGGAGACACCTATCGCAGCGTCATCGTAACGGGGACACTTGAGGAGATCGTTCCCGCAGATCTGACGCCTGACCAGATCGCACAGTACGGCGATGCAAAGCGACCGCTGTTCGAAATCTGGGCCGAGGGGAAGAAAGATCTCGATATCGAACTGTATCGATTCGTTCCGGAGACACTCAACGGGCGGCGAACAGAAATCGACCGCAGCGACGACTGA
- a CDS encoding DUF1328 family protein, giving the protein MLEFATPLQVGGGGFLYWAVVFFVLAIIAAAVGARGVAGVTMEIARIFVLIFIILAIVALLL; this is encoded by the coding sequence ATGCTCGAATTCGCAACTCCGTTACAAGTCGGCGGTGGCGGCTTCCTGTACTGGGCAGTCGTGTTCTTCGTGCTCGCGATTATCGCCGCGGCCGTCGGGGCCCGTGGTGTTGCCGGCGTGACGATGGAAATCGCACGTATCTTCGTGTTGATCTTCATCATCCTCGCGATCGTGGCGTTACTCCTGTAG
- a CDS encoding M48 family metalloprotease: MALSLVLLVTVTVAFVAAVWGLFYALFALLGDRNPGAVATVLTLVILGAIAVLELWQCRTIERSSGAREISPADYPDLHATTTRLATILDVPQPTLEVSDTQVPEAMLVGFHPESARLIVSAGTLEALSDDELEAVLAHELAHLANRDAMVMTAISTPVVIADGLKGRAMLAITRGESPFIVFMFPFLLVGGLGWALARTIVAVLSRQRELVADRAAADVTGSPAALASALRTLDEHIAEAPRQDLRAAEGVSSLSILPLRPEAVTPVKLGPDGNIEPFLWSIRKPLGRLSARLFRTHPPTAERLEALAALERDQHESREDVSLEA, encoded by the coding sequence ATGGCGCTTTCGCTCGTCTTACTGGTGACGGTTACCGTTGCCTTCGTCGCCGCTGTCTGGGGGCTGTTCTATGCACTCTTCGCACTGCTTGGCGACCGAAACCCTGGCGCGGTCGCAACCGTCCTGACGCTCGTCATCTTGGGCGCAATCGCCGTTCTCGAGCTCTGGCAGTGCCGAACGATCGAGCGCTCGAGCGGCGCACGCGAAATCTCGCCGGCGGACTATCCCGACCTCCACGCGACGACGACTCGGCTCGCGACGATTCTGGATGTCCCACAGCCGACACTCGAGGTATCGGACACCCAGGTTCCCGAGGCGATGCTTGTCGGCTTCCATCCGGAGTCGGCCCGACTCATCGTCTCGGCGGGAACGCTCGAGGCGCTTTCGGACGACGAACTCGAGGCTGTGCTGGCGCACGAACTTGCCCACCTCGCAAACCGCGACGCGATGGTGATGACCGCGATTTCGACGCCTGTCGTCATCGCTGACGGACTCAAAGGGCGAGCAATGTTAGCCATCACTCGCGGCGAAAGCCCGTTTATTGTGTTCATGTTCCCGTTCCTTCTCGTCGGTGGGCTTGGCTGGGCGCTCGCCAGAACCATCGTCGCCGTCCTCTCGCGCCAACGCGAACTCGTTGCCGACCGAGCGGCCGCGGACGTCACCGGCTCACCAGCCGCGCTTGCGAGCGCGTTACGGACGCTCGACGAGCACATCGCGGAGGCACCGCGGCAGGATTTGCGCGCGGCTGAAGGTGTGAGTTCGCTCTCGATTCTACCGTTGCGTCCCGAGGCCGTGACACCAGTCAAACTCGGTCCTGACGGCAATATTGAACCGTTTCTCTGGTCGATTCGCAAACCGCTCGGTCGGCTCTCTGCGCGACTCTTCCGAACGCACCCGCCGACTGCAGAGCGACTCGAGGCGTTGGCTGCGCTCGAGCGCGACCAACACGAGTCTCGAGAGGACGTGTCACTCGAGGCCTGA
- a CDS encoding chemotaxis protein CheD, producing the protein MSELGPETNAEPIAVGIAEYALSTDERPLRTSGVGSCGVVAVYDEASGVSGLLHFMLPSATDSDEVFPPAKFADTGIQKLLSAIDAYGSEPTRVWAKLSGGARMIPFDRLEESIGEQNVTAARTALAAQDVRIRGMDVGGETGRRVTFVPRTGELVVTTADGETRRK; encoded by the coding sequence GTGTCCGAACTAGGTCCAGAGACAAACGCAGAGCCGATTGCAGTCGGTATCGCAGAGTACGCGCTTTCGACGGACGAGCGACCGCTTCGGACCAGCGGCGTTGGCTCGTGTGGCGTTGTGGCCGTTTATGACGAAGCAAGCGGCGTCAGTGGCCTGCTACACTTTATGTTGCCGTCTGCGACGGACTCTGACGAGGTGTTCCCACCTGCGAAGTTCGCTGATACTGGCATTCAAAAGTTGCTCTCGGCGATCGACGCCTACGGCAGCGAGCCAACTCGAGTGTGGGCGAAACTGTCTGGTGGGGCGCGGATGATTCCGTTTGATCGACTCGAGGAATCGATCGGTGAGCAGAACGTAACGGCCGCGCGGACGGCGCTTGCGGCCCAGGACGTGCGGATTCGCGGGATGGACGTGGGTGGCGAGACGGGGCGGCGGGTGACGTTCGTGCCGCGGACTGGCGAGTTAGTGGTGACAACGGCAGATGGGGAGACGCGCAGAAAGTAA